CGATTTGCATGTAGTTCTCGTAATGCATGAATGCATGCATGTAAAAGGTTTTATGCATGCTTGTCCTAAGCAAACTTTCAAAGGACAGGActattttcaatatatataaagtACATGCAACCAATAATTATGTAACCCATATGTGATACATCGCTCTTGAGCTAAAAATGTTTGACGAATTTTGTAGAAACTAGATGGCGAAGATGCAAGACTTGCAGATTACTTCGACGTTATTTCTGGAACAAGCACTGGCGGCCTTGTCACTGCCATGCTAACCACTCCCAATGAGAACAACCGCCCTGTATTCGCCGCAAAAGACATCAAAGACTTCTACCTCAATCACTGCCCCAAAATCTTCCCCAAGACAGGTAAAGGAAAAACATGAAGGAGTTGCTAATCTCTCTTCATGGTTTAATTATCACTTAACtgatagaaattaataaatGTCCCTAAAACTATGCAGTTGCTCTTTCAAACTGGTTACGAAGATGATCAAAGCCATGGCGGGACCCAAATACGATGGAAAATACCTTCACAGTGTCGTGAGGGACAAACTTGGAGACAAAAGATTGCACCAAACATTGACAAACGTCGTGATACCGACGTTCGATATCAAGAGCCTTCAGCCAACTATTTTCTCTAGCTACCAGGTCATTCATCTCTTCATATTCTTCTTGAAATTTCTCTATGGTTTTGAGGATATGTAGACAATGAACTCTTACAAGGACAACCAACATTATTCTCATCAAATTGTCGCCAGCTGAAGAAAGATCCGAGCATGGATGCCTTGCTCTCGGACATATGCATTTCGACCTCAGCCGCGCCAACTTATCTCCCAGCCCATAAGTTTGAAACGAAGGACCCCACAGACCAAGTGAGGGAATTCAACCTCATCGATGGTGGCGTAGCCGCAAATAATCCggtaaaataatcaaattggcCTCCTTGTATATGAAATCTCAAACATGAAATTCCTCCTATGAAtaattcttaaaagaaatcaatttcaataaACACAGTCAATAATTGCTCGACACGTAACTAGATTGATTCAGTTTATCCTTTATCATCTTTGCACAAAAGTACTTAAATGTCGAGAGTTCGTTCTCAATTAACGTGTGACATAAACTAATTATCTATCATATTCCCATTGTGTAGACATTGGTTGCGATGGGAGAGGTGACCAAGGCAATCATAGGAGGGAATTCAGACTTCTTCCCTATAAAGCCAATGGATTACCGGAGGTTCTTGGTGATTTCACTCGGGACCGGTACCAGGAAGGCTGAGGGGAAATATACGGCACATGAAGCAGCCAAGTGGGGAGTGCTGGGTTGGTTGACCAGCGGTGGCTCCCACTGATCGACGTCTTCAGTCAAGCCAGCGCGGACATGGTCGACTTCCACATCTCCGCCGTGTTTCAAGCCCTACACCTCCACGACAATTATCTCAGGATCCAGGTATATCTAGTATCCACAGATATTCTCTTCAAAGATTCCTCGACGAGGAGTATTCCCACAAAATATTGTAACACATAGGTCT
The window above is part of the Eucalyptus grandis isolate ANBG69807.140 chromosome 6, ASM1654582v1, whole genome shotgun sequence genome. Proteins encoded here:
- the LOC104451088 gene encoding LOW QUALITY PROTEIN: patatin-like protein 2 (The sequence of the model RefSeq protein was modified relative to this genomic sequence to represent the inferred CDS: inserted 1 base in 1 codon) gives rise to the protein MERATSFPLQPPTYGNSITILSIDGGGIRGLIPGTILHFLESELQKLDGEDARLADYFDVISGTSTGGLVTAMLTTPNENNRPVFAAKDIKDFYLNHCPKIFPKSSCSFKLVTKMIKAMAGPKYDGKYLHSVVRDKLGDKRLHQTLTNVVIPTFDIKSLQPTIFSSYQLKKDPSMDALLSDICISTSAAPTYLPAHKFETKDPTDQVREFNLIDGGVAANNPTLVAMGEVTKAIIGGNSDFFPIKPMDYRRFLVISLGTGTRKAEGKYTAHEAAKWGVLGWLTSGGXPLIDVFSQASADMVDFHISAVFQALHLHDNYLRIQDDTLTGDLSSVDVATKKNLNDLVKTGEALLKKPVSRVNLETGACEPTPNQETNEEALRRFAKLLSQERQLRLARSPHGHANTQK